From one Trifolium pratense cultivar HEN17-A07 linkage group LG1, ARS_RC_1.1, whole genome shotgun sequence genomic stretch:
- the LOC123902732 gene encoding probable UDP-3-O-acyl-N-acetylglucosamine deacetylase 1, mitochondrial, translating to MSILSSLRSSKLITWKPTGKLQQTLTRSVERKGISLHSGKVSKVKLCPGFSGQGRYFDFRSNLVPASVEFAQVSPLCTTLCKDGVKIRTVEHLLSALEAVGVDNCRIEIENLDDQCDEAEIPILDGSAREWVAALEEVGLEIATDVDGKSYEKIAPHVNQPVHIWRNDSFVAAFPSEVVRVTYGINFPQAPAIGNQWFSTTPLDDLVYSKQIAMSRTFCIYEEVEQMRNAGLIKGGSLENAIVCSASKGWLNPPLHFSDEPCRHKILDLIGDLSLFAQFGNQGLPVACIIAYKGGHALHVDLARQLMGIT from the exons ATGTCAATTCTCAGCTCTCTCCGATCATCAAAACTCATCACCTGGAAACCC ACCGGAAAGCTTCAACAAACCCTAACAAGATCTGTGGAACGGAAAGGAATCTCTTTGCATTCTGGAAAAGTTTCGAAGGTGAAATTGTGTCCTGGATTTTCAGGTCAAGGAAGGTATTTCGATTTTCGGTCGAATTTGGTTCCTGCTTCGGTTGAATTTGCTCAGGTGTCGCCTCTTTGTACTACTTTGTGTAAAGATGGGGTGAAGATTCGGACTGTGGAGCATTTGCTTTCGGCGTTGGAAGCTGTTGGTGTTGATAATTGTAGGATTGAGATTGAGAATTTGGATGATCAATGTGATGAAGCTGAG ATTCCTATACTTGATGGATCAGCAAGGGAATGGGTGGCAGCCTTGGAAGAAGTGGGTTTAGAGATAGCAACTGATGTTGATGGAAAAAGCTATGAGAAAATAGCTCCACATGTTAATCAACCGGTGCATATTTGGAGGAATGATTCTTTTGTTGCCGCATTTCCTTCGGAAGTGGTTCGAGTAACTTATGGTATAAACTTTCCACAG GCACCTGCTATTGGCAACCAGTGGTTTTCTACAACCCCCTTGGATGATTTGGTTTATTCCAAGCAAATAGCAATGTCAAGAACCTTCTGTATCTATGAGGAG GTTGAGCAAATGCGCAATGCTGGACTTATCAAAGGGGGTTCACTAGAAAATGCCATTGTGTGCAG TGCCAGTAAAGGTTGGTTGAATCCACCACTTCATTTCAGTGATGAACCATGTCGTCATAAGATTCTAGATCTTATTGGTGATCTCTCGCTGTTTGCTCAGTTTGGTAATCAAGGACTCCCAGTGGCATGCATCATAGCTTACAAG GGTGGTCATGCATTGCATGTTGATTTGGCTCGCCAACTGATGGGAATAACATGA